The genomic interval acaatgctctagcaagccGTGAGAATACTTGATGGTATGAGGTAAGTTGGTTTGCAGAGCCTTCTCCAAACCATAGCCCCCTAGGTACGGTACTGCATTGTATAGCCTACAAACACAGCTTCATCAACGAGGGCGGCCACACATGGTTTGCCAGCCAGTGGTCCCGCAGTTCTAGTCTCGGTGTGAGCTTGTACGGGACGAAGTGGCAAAGCTAAGAAAGCACACTGACCTCcatcacacatacttacacacgtCTCTGCTGGCTCTCTTTGTAGTGATCTGTCTTTCATTAGATAGTGTATCGGTCATTCAGCCTTATAGCCGGAGGCCCCAGTCCCATTCTTCCTAGTCTAAACCGGCACCTCTCTTGGTGACCACGACCAACAGGTGGGGCTCTTGTTCAGTAGACGTGGAATCGACCCATGGTTATACTTTAACGCGTCCCCATTGGCTCTTCTTGCTGACCAGGTTGCTGGCGTTTCACATGATGGTTCCATCGCTCCTGGTAACCAGCATGACCAGCTGGGGCTTGTGGAGAACCACCTGTGTGATCAGAACGAGGACCAGAATGGAAAGACCTTGTTAGACTGTCTTGTGTTTTTAATGCTTAATTATTTATAGTGTAATGATAATATGCACTAAGTATTTCCAATCGTTCCGTCCTGAGCAGAACCCCTATTTATTTTGTTCCGTTCCAGTGTTCCAACCAGCATGATAAaattctgaaccggttcgaaccaaCCTTTTTTAACTCTTCATATTGTTCCTTTGCGTTAATTCTTTACCTCGTGAAATCAACATAGTTCTTACATTTACCTCATTAATTTACTCCACCAATAAGCATGGCTTaagcagcttgctatggaacgggtaagctagttgtttacatgtttAAAGGACGGATAAATACAGGCGTGAGATGTGATTGATATtccaggggtagagagagagtgaggagtgaCAATAGAGGGGGCTTGGCCTAAATCGCTGAGCATCATGATATGACGTGGGTTGGAACAGGCTAATAATATAATCATAACTTCAATAAATTGCagaattatacactgagtgtacaacacttTAAAAACACCATGACAGACTGagtaggtgaatccaggtgaaagctatgattccttattgatgtcacttgttaaatccacttcaatccgtgtagatgggttttttaagccttgagacaattgagacatggattgtgtatgtgtcccattcagatggtgaatgggcaagacaaaataattaAATGCCGTTGAATGGGTATGTTAGTaaatgccaggcacaccggtttgagtttgTCAATAACTACAACGCTACTGTGTTTTTCAGGTTTTATTTTGTGATATCCagaccaccacccaaaggacatcacgccaacttgacacaactgtgggaagtcaACATGGTCCCATGGTcatatgaggggttcatggctctgttcagaggtATCTTTGATCATCCAcagggggcagagaggggggtgagcgcCTACTCCAACTACTGTAGGAGGACCAGACTGCTGCCGAGTACGCACTCaccttccggacagtagcagcatccagcggatggaatgagctGACGCTTCGTACACTATTCAGAAGATGACTGCGTGAGGAGATTCAGACGGAACTGGCCTGTCGAGACGACAACCTCTCCTTGGAGGCACTCATTGCGATGaccatccgtctggataaccttcttcgGGAGCGTCGGCACtctcatcgcttctctccctccctcagtgaacACTTTGCATCAGAatctgaacccatggaggtagggttCACACGCCTCCCCGTGGCGGAGTGACGCAGACGGAGACAGCTGGGACTTTGTCTCTATTGTGGTCAAGGAGGGCACCAGCCCCAGCAGAGTCCGATATGTCCCAACTCGGGATCCACaagagcagagggacggtcacGTGATCTTCTACCTCCTGTGGCAAGTGTGAGTATCCCCTCTTCATCACTTCCTGCCAAATCCTTTGTTGTGGGTGTACTGTTTCTACAGCATTAGTGAATTCTGGTGCCACGGGGGACTTTATTGACCTCACCATTGCCTCCTCTCTCAACATCACCCCTGTTGTGGATAGATTTTCTAAATCCTGtcgtttcatccctctctctggtctccctactgctctccaggtcacagaggcactgttccagcaggtttTCTGGCCTTATGGCCTCCTGGAGGACAGCGTTTCCGACCGTGGGCCCTAATTCACATCACGGTTATGGAGAGCCTTTATTGAGAAGCTCGttgtcacggtcagcctcacttccgggtattggcctcagtccaacgggcaggtggagtggatgaaccaggagctggggaggttcccgaGGAGTCACTGCCAGAACCGGCAGGGAAAATGGCCCGATTCCTTCAATGGGCAGAGTATGCCCAGAATTCATTACGTCACTACTCCAACGGGCTGACtccttccagtgtgttctggatTTTCAGCCGGCTCTGGCTCCATGGACCCCGGGCCAGACTGAACCTCCTGTGGTTGATGAGTGGTTCAGGCGTGCAGAAGAGGTGTGGAGCGAGGCTCACGTAAGACTCGAGCACGCCGTCCACCGTCAGAAGGAGCAGgcagaccgccaccgcagtgagaccccCGTGTTCCATCCAGGGGATCGTGTCTGgctctaccaggaacctcccactctgcctgccctgcaaGAAATTCAGCCCACGTTTTATGGGGCCattcaaggttctccggagggCCAACGAGGTGatgtataggttacagcttcccagtGACTAACGCATCTCAccttttcatgtctcccttctcaggccggtggttcctggtcccttGGCTGATGCTGTCTCCCACGACATCCCTCCGCCCCCCCTGGATGTCGAGGGAGCTCCTGCCTATGCcgtcagatccctactggactccAGACGTCGTGAGGGTTGGCTCCAGTACCTGGGGGACTGGGTGGGTacggcccagaggagcggtgttgggtcCCGAGGACATTCTGGATCCCAGCATCATCCATGTTTTCCATCTTCACCGCCCGGACCAGCCCGCTCCTCGTCCTCAGGGCCGTCCCTCTTGACGAGGGGGAGAGGGTACTGTCacatctactcccgctcctcccctctgGCGGTCGatgtcgccggtttactaaccaccggtcctgggaaccATCTTCACGCACACCTGGCATTCATCAGtacacacacctggactccattacctcactcattacctcccctttatctatcACTCCCTTacttccccaggcagtattgttgTCTAGACGCTGCTCCTATGTTGTATTTTTTCATGCTTCTTGTTATATTAAACTTACCACCTGCACCTGCTCCTCGAATCCCAGCGTCTACGTtacacttacagttagtgcattcattttaagatacTTAGGTGAGAcagccacatatcacagttatagcaaaacatttttttgttgcaaCAATTAAGTTATCAGCAAAATCAATGGTAGTAGTAAAAGACAAGTGCActtttttggggagggggggcatAAGACTGACTGATGTGTTATTTAAGATTTTATTTGAAGAGGTACAGTAGGGTTTCAGACTTTCAGAACGTCTTTTGCAAcataagaaaaaatatttgtataatttGAAAATGCCTTACGATGTTGACTCCTTATAGCAGGGTTGTggtatattttaattttaaaacagTCAATGCAGGAAGTGATTTTAATCGACAATCATAAAATGGAAAACGTTTCACAAATAGTTTCTCATTTTCAGTTTACAGAGAAGTCCTTGTAAatagaagccttttttaaattattgaattggaatttcagtttacttcctgaattgactgccttcaattcgaattTACCCAAGTCATGCCTTCATAGACTGAAAAATATGTAACCCACCCATCATGTGACGTATAATGTGCTACACAAGTTGAGGGGTGCTTAGTTGAGGTACTTACTTTAACTTCCTGTTTTACTCGGTATGTTCAACAAAAAGTATGGCAACTCTCCGACATTACATTGTTGTTCTATCAGCTCTTGTCCAAGGATCAGGTAAATATTCAACCATTCTATCTTTGTTCTAATATTGACTGTATTGATTAGATATGTTTACCAATAATCTGATCAGAAAGGCAGGCAAGTGACAGGCAATAGGTTAGTGCTGATAGTTTCACTTGATGTTAGGGAAGGGCTACGCACATGTTGATGTGTCATTTTATGCTATTTAtaatttgtatgttttatttacaaagacaacaacaacagcacagtGACAACAAACCTTCAAACATGATAAACAACAAGGGGGAGGGGCAAGGCAGGGTAGCCTGGGATCTACCAGGACACACAAGACAAGAGTCCACAAGAGTCCATGAGTCACTGTTCTTCATATAATTGTCACTATCCTGtaaaaccaacaaaaacaaaaaatggatATATACTGGATATCCAGTCATATACCTGATATGTCATGCTTCCTACTGTACTTTACCACTTGTCTTGATGTCATATCCCAAACAACCGTATCACAGAGGTTCTCTCTGTATGCGGTTTGTTTTTCTATCAGGGGGtaagaaaaatattttatttgtattttgtttaacctttatttaaataggcaagtcattaaattctgatattttaaatatatattataatatttgaAATGGAATAGAATTCGGATATTATGATATTTCATTGAAAGTAGCTCTATCTGTTAACATTGATCAATTGGTTATTTAGTAGTAATTTGTTGAATCATACTGTTGTGTATTTCAAGTAGCAAACGTATAGTGTTTTATGGTTAATATAAAAGTGTGAGAAACACGTTGAGCTACAGGATGTGGAAAGACACAGCTTCAGCACGAGGGTGGGGGTGATATTGACAGAACGTTGACAGCCATTTATAAGCCAACTGGCTTCATGATGGGTATGTCTTTTAGACCACAAACTCGACAATGAACAGAAACACACTTTAATGCATGAAACATCACCcaacatactgtatcttataACAGGTCTCTGAATTAATATGGGATTAGTACAATGCATAGAAAAGAGGCAAAGTGTTTTGTAATTCATGCTAATTCAACTATAGTTACCATAAGCATACTGTTGCACTGTAAAAAAGGCAACTTAAGCAATTGCTTAATGAGCGCAATTCTGTGAGTTTAGTGGACTTCTAAAGGACAATTTCAGCTAAAGTGTTAAAGTTTGTTTATTTGACCCCTAGAGTCTGACGCACCGGTGTCAATCCTAACAAAATCCatcaatttaagctagagatatctgtgaTTTTGTATTGGCTGCGTCTTAATCCATCACATCCTATGGCGGCCTTCCGCATATGCGATGgtaggtggccgagctacagcggtgtttgtgagaccatgagacatcctgacaATCGGTTTTCTCACGCaaacgtctgtagtgtccgaacagtttggcctaGAAACGAATGgaaccactctatggaaagaggagagtcTCACGAACACGAATGTTGTCTCCGGTGGTCTCCgtaaaacatttatggaagtacAGCGATTTTAGGGCCAAAatatgtgtaaaaatatatatatttcctgaatgttcttatatctcctagatataggacagacacttaactgcattccttatgatttattttttgactgtcttttttgccatttataaatgtgttattcaatgcatttctatgggctatagtagtcaaagccaaatgtaattttttatatcaaataattgtttttagatattttttttttatacctaatgggtcctaaaattctcaatcaaatagctaaatgatccatcttaaaacaattccatatgtcagcttagaaccCTCCCTCTAAAATTCTAAGTTGAGTGAACATTAAATTCAACTTGAGAATMTACCGTATGTTGGttcagctacagtgccttcagaaagtattcataccccttgacttattgcacattttgttgtgaaatcaaaatgcattaaatatttatttttttctcacccatctacacacaataacccataattactaagtgaaacatgtttttagaaatgttttgaaaatgaaatacagaatgaaATAAATAAGTTTTCACACCACCAAGTCCATACTTTGTAgaataacctttggcagtgattacatctttctgggaaagtctctataagctttccacacctggattgtgcaacagttGACccttattattttcaaaattcttcaacctctgtcaaattggttgctgatcattgcaagacaaccattttcaggtcttgccatagatttaagtagatttaagtcaaaactgtaactcggcctctcaggaacattcattgtcttctaaacactattgcacacaagagtgagtccatgcaactcattatgtgacttgttatacacatttttactactgaacttatttaggcttaccataacaaagggggttgaatacttattgactcaagacatttcagcttttcattttgattGACTTTgcaacatttttcaaaaaacataattccactttgacattatggggtattgtgtgtaggcccgtGACAAAACAATCTTAATTTAATGAAtgttatattcaggctgtaacacaacacaatttagaaaaagtccaggggtagaatactttctgaaggcactgtatatgcccaaatgttgagcaaactcacaatcctattgcatCTGGTTAACTTACCATTGTACAGTACATTGAATCaacatcttaaaaaaaaaacgtgttcTTGGTAGACTGTTTCATTTTTACATGAGGTTTTCTGTCTCTTATTTCAGAGTCCAGCACTGAGACTCTGAAACTGTTTGTGCTGAAGGGACAAAATGTCCGTCTGGATGTCCAAGGATATGCTAAACTTAAAGATATAGATTATTTAAAGTGGACATTTAACAAATCTCACACTTTAGTAAAATACTCCAATGAATCATCAACATTGAAAGTATACACTAAATACCAAGGCAGGGTTGAGTTTAGGGAGGGAAACTTCTCTCTACTACTGAAGAACCTACAGGAAGGAGACAGTGGACTTTATGATGCAGGAGTGAGTGGTGAAGAAAACAAAGATGTTGCCAAGTACCAGATATCAGTTCAAGGTAGGTTGTCCTCCTTCCTGACATCCTTCTCTTTGTATCGATATGGTTACAGTAGCAATCAATATTGAAATGTGAATTATATCAGGTTAAATGTCATCTAATTTACTGCAGCTTAAGGTACAGAAAATGTCAACCACATTAAATGGTGACAAGAAAAAAGATcagcttttttgtgtgtgtgtaaatggataggtatgcatttgtgtgtttttcaAACCATGCCTATTTGCCTGTTTATCTGTTGTGTTTTCAGAGAGAGTTGTGACTCCAGTCCTGATAGTGGACTATGTCTCCTACATCAATGGCACCTGTAATGTGACTGTGACCTGCAGAGGCCAGAACACCTCTGTCACCTCCTGCTGTAACAACAACACCTGCTctcaggtgggaggagagagtagaggggctGAGACCTCCACTGTCCCCCTGCTCTCTGTCTATGTGGCAGGCGGTTCCATCATCTGTAACCACAGCAACCAAGTCAGCTGGGCCACTGACACCAACGGAGATAGTGGAACTCTGTCCAATAAAATTTGGtaagacacaccacacaacaccacacacacacacacacacaacacacacacacacacacacacacacacaccacacacacacacacacacacacacacacacacacacacaacaccacacacacacacacacacacacacacaccacacacacacacacatctcaaatactgtatgtcagatgtagactgagtgtacaaagcattaagaCCTATCCTAACTATATATATGAATTAACATACGTGTGAgttcacaaaacattaagaacacctccatatattgagtttcaccccaaACTTTTacactcagaacaacagcaattcATCcagacatggactctacaaggtgtcgaatgtgttccacagggatgctggcccatgtagactccaatgcttcccacagtcgtgtcaagttgtGTGGATGTCCAAGCTCAACAATAAATTGTTGAGTTTCAaatacccagcagcattgcagttcttgccacaaaccagtgtgcctggcacctactagcaTCCCCAGACTAATTGCACAGAGGAGGAAGTGTCTGATGTGCGAGACTAGAGGAACTGTAACATATTGTCTGTTTGTTGTGAACCAGTGTCTCCCCCTGCTGGTAgcatgtctgtgtgcatgctGAAGATCATCCTGGTGTCTGTGGGGCTGGTCATCATGATCTCTGCTGTCATCACGGTCCACATCAGGGACAGATTCCACTATGGATAGAATCATGGGTATTGTATTTTTAGACAAAGTGATTCCTACTCTGTGTCACAGTAAGATTAGGTCATAAAAGTACTTTTTACATTTGTCTGTTGCTACATAAGTTATCAAAATGTAATATAGCATAACATGGCGTGACATAATACAGCATAACATGGCGTGACATAATATAGCATAACATAACATAGCATAGCACAGCACACAGTATCACATGTTTATGGGCCATTTGTTTCTTTTTAATACCCAGTatgatgaaatcaaatcaaatttgatttgtcacatgcttggtaaacaacaggtgtagacagtgaaatcattaaaatgttttgtttactgACGGGTCCTTTTCAATAGAACAGAATGGAACAGAATGACATTGCACATTTCACTGTTAACAACCTCACTAGAATGAGGTTTTGATGTACGTCCACTATGTTTATTTTCACCGCTCCTGTCCAAATCATCCGAAAGTATCTCAAAATTGATTGTGTAACTCAAATAAGTTACTTGTTGATGATTaggacatgatttgtaaaatgttaatatgggtaccattgacttgcattgatTTCCCTGGGGGCTTTTTGCCCCAAACACACTGACATTACATTTTACAACTTTTTAAAAACTGATTAAAAATGTTCTCTCTAACCAAGTGTTATACTGGTATacctgtgtgtacctgtgtgtacaacacattaagaacacctgctctgtccatgacatagactgaccaggtgaatccaggtaaaagctatgatcccttattgatgtcacttgttaaatccNNNNNNNNNNNNNNNNNNNNNNNNNACTGTGACCTGCAGAGCGCCAGAACCCTCTGTCACCTCCGCTGATAACACACACCTGCTCTcaggtgggggaggagagagtagaggggctGAGACCTCACTGTTCCCTGCTCTCTGTCTATGTGGCAGGCGGTTCCATCATCTGTAACCACAGCAACCAGTCAGCTGGGCACGACACCAGAGAGAGTGGAACTCTGTCCAATAAAATTtggtaaacacaacacacacacacacacacacacacacacacacacacacacacacacacacacacacacacacaccacacacacacaccacacacacacacacacacacacacacacaccacacaacacacacacacacaccacacacacacacacacaccacactctcaaatactgtatgtcagatgtagactgagtgtacaaagcattaagaCCTATACTAACTATATATATGAATTAACATACGTGTGAgttcacaaaacattaagaacacctccaTATATTGAGTTTCACCCAAACTTTTACACTCAGAACACAGCAATTCATCCAGACATGgacctctacaaggtgtcgaatgtgttccacaggatgctggcccatgtagactccaatgcttcccaagtCGTGTCAAGTTGTCGTGGATGTCCAAGCTCAACAAAAATGTTTAGTTAAAACCAGCAGCGTTGCGTTCTTCACAACCAGTGAGCTCTAAGACCTAGATCTGATGAATTTTGCAATTACCCCTGAATGCAACATCCAAACACATTGCGCAAGCTAAAAACCTTTTAACGTTCTCTTCATTTACACGATTTATGGTACAAGATCAATTAGTCTAGCTTCACCTAATACCAGGTCGTATGTCACGAAAGGCAGCTTCTTATGTTACACTTTATGAGACAACAGCCCAGACTAATTGCCAAGAGAGGAAGTGTCTGGATGTGCGTAGAGGAACTGTACATTATTCGTTTTTGTGTGAACCATGTGCGTCTCCCCTGCTGGTAGCATGTCTGATGTGCATGCTGAAGATCATCCTGGTGTCTGTGGCTGGTCATCATTGATCTCTGGCTGTATCACGGTCCAATCAGGGACAGATATCCACTACTGGATAGAATCATGGGTATTGTATTTTCTACTTCAAGACAAAGTGATTCCTTACTCTGTGTCACAGTAAGATTAGGTCATAAAAGTCTGTTTTACATTTGTAGTTGCTACATAATTATCAATAATACAGCATAACATGATAGCATAACATGCGATGAACGACATTAATACAGCATACATGCGTGACGATAAATATTAGGCATAACATAACATAGCATACAGACACAGTATCACATGTTTTGGGCCATTTGTTTTCTTTTAATACACCGtgatggaatcaaatcaaataatttgatttgtcacatgcgtggTAACAACACGTGTAGACAGTGAAATCAGTAAAGTTGCTTTACTGACGGGTTACTGCAGTTAGATAGTACCTGAAATAGAATACAGTGTTAATGGAAACAGAATGACATTTGCACATTTCACTGTTACAACCTCATACTAGGATGAGGTTTTTGATCGTAGGTCCACTACTGTTTATTTTTCACCGCTCCTGTCCCAAATCACGAAAGTATCTCTAAGAATTGATTGTGTAACTCAATAATACTTTTGATATTAGCGCAGTATTTGTAAAAATGAATTATGGGTACCATTGACTTGCACTTTTGATTTCCTGGGGGCTTTTTGCCCCAAACCACACTGACATTACATTTTACCAACTTTTAAATTAACTGATTAAAAATGATTCTCTCTAACCCAAGTGTATACTGGTATaccgtgtgtgtacctgtgtgtacaacacattaagaca from Salvelinus sp. IW2-2015 unplaced genomic scaffold, ASM291031v2 Un_scaffold1566, whole genome shotgun sequence carries:
- the LOC139024483 gene encoding SLAM family member 7-like encodes the protein MATLRHYIVVLSALVQGSESSTETLKLFVLKGQNVRLDVQGYAKLKDIDYLKWTFNKSHTLVKYSNESSTLKVYTKYQGRVEFREGNFSLLLKNLQEGDSGLYDAGVSGEENKDVAKYQISVQERVVTPVLIVDYVSYINGTCNVTVTCRGQNTSVTSCCNNNTCSQVGGESRGAETSTVPLLSVYVAGGSIICNHSNQVSWATDTNGDSGTLSNKICVSPCW